In a genomic window of Vigna angularis cultivar LongXiaoDou No.4 chromosome 6, ASM1680809v1, whole genome shotgun sequence:
- the LOC108342485 gene encoding septum-promoting GTP-binding protein 1, translating into MAKIIGKSRRRTTQVCHRMVHHVNLNCNLFHRVSFLGRFIWDRIFLCCLGRPSPAPYLRLPLRSVPSTATVHGGSSLHGHPITTPCDSDSDLVNLKISLLGDCHIGKTSFVIKYVGDEQEKRSLQMKGLNLMDKTLSVQGARISFSIWDVAGDTGSLHQIPMACKDSVAILIMFDLTNRCTLNSVVGWYSKARKWNQTAIPILIGTKFDDFVRLPPDVQWTIVTQARAYARTMKATLFFSSATHNINVNKIFKFIMAKLFNLPWKLERNLTLGEPTIDF; encoded by the exons ATGGCCAAAATCATTGGCAAGAGCAGAAGAAGAACAACTCAAGTATGTCACAGAATGGTTCATCATGTCAACCTTAACTGCAACCTGTTCCATAGGGTGTCCTTTCTTGGTCGTTTCATCTGGGACAGGATCTTTCTCTGCTGTCTTGGAAGGCCTTCACCTGCCCCTTACCTCAGACTGCCCCTCCGTAGCGTCCCTTCCACGGCCACCGTGCACGGTGGCTCCTCCCTGCATGGACACCCCATCACCACCCCATGTGACTCTGACTCTGATTTGGTCAACCTCAAGATCAGTTTGCTTGGTGATTGCCATATTGGAAAAACCAGTTTTGTG ATCAAGTATGTGGGGGATGAGCAAGAAAAGAGGAGCTTGCAGATGAAGGGACTTAATCTGATGGACAAAACATTATCAGTTCAAGGAGCAAGAATTTCTTTTAGTATTTGGGATGTTGCAG gTGACACAGGTTCTCTTCATCAAATTCCAATGGCTTGCAAAGATTCAGTTGCAATTTTGATCATGTTTGATCTCACCAATCGTTGTACACTGAACAG TGTTGTGGGGTGGTACAGTAAGGCAAGAAAGTGGAACCAG ACTGCAATTCCCATTCTGATAGGAACCAAATTTGATGACTTTGTTAGACTTCCTCCTGATGTGCAATGGACAATTGTAACACAG GCAAGGGCATATGCAAGGACAATGAAAGCTACGCTTTTTTTCTCAAGTGCAACCCACAATATAAATGTGAACAAAATCTTCAAGTTTATCATGGCCAAACTCTTTAACTTGCCATGGAAATTGGAACGAAATCTGACACTAGGAGAGCCCACTATTGACTTTTGA